A DNA window from Andrena cerasifolii isolate SP2316 unplaced genomic scaffold, iyAndCera1_principal scaffold0040, whole genome shotgun sequence contains the following coding sequences:
- the LOC143378056 gene encoding uncharacterized protein LOC143378056, whose protein sequence is MERLKFQFEVVAAEDPKSNVIAITSITNEEDIKFHIPRNLWSQKHHAELTALPEFKKVTTTLTKRGHTRSVWFNLSEKVLGNYKDGSGNMVIGDYLLEESQTSQKQQITAQTTQIDENLLKILEKLSEHKEDSQTLKNRNLSKISEKFVIEKFNGKNVSVKLWLSTYESECDRLNITKDVEKIEILRLFLEDNCRDWHSSMLIRNTLNSEWRIWRENFLGTFADKGWSPVMHAINYRFLNGSLLDYALRKERLLLETNKEIDRKTLINLIAAGLPAFVRDKIDREDLENSKDLFNELRRYEKTTNRKITEDNKEVRRITKSETRSSDKKPCKICEEKGKKNRYHPENLCWYKAERNGTQNRNISTNSILEVELNTEDQKN, encoded by the coding sequence ATGGAAAGGTTAAAATTCCAATTTGAAGTCGTTGCAGCGGAAGACCCCAAATCAAACGTCATAGCCATTACATCCATAACAAATGAAGAAGATATAAAATTTCATATCCCAAGAAACCTGTGGTCGCAAAAACATCATGCAGAGCTCACAGCTCTGCCCGAGTTCAAAAAAGTTACAACGACTCTGACGAAGCGCGGACATACACGAAGTGTATGGTTTAATCTAAGCGAAAAAGTATTAGGTAATTATAAAGACGGGAGTGGAAATATGGTAATAGGAGACTATCTATTAGAAGAAAGTCAAACATCCCAAAAACAACAAATCACGGCTCAAACAACACAAATAGATGAAAACCTACTAAAGATCTTGGAAAAGTTGTCTGAACATAAAGAGGATAGTCAAACTTTGAAGAATCGAAACCTAAGTAAAATCTCcgaaaaatttgtaattgagAAATTCAATGGTAAGAACGTTAGTGTAAAGCTATGGTTATCGACATACGAGAGCGAATGTGAcagattaaatattacaaaagacgttgaaaaaattgaaattttaagattgttTCTAGAAGATAATTGCAGAGACTGGCATAGTTCTATGTTAATAAGAAATACACTAAATTCGGAATGGAGAATTTGGAGAGAAAATTTCCTAGGAACTTTTGCAGATAAAGGATGGTCACCGGTAATGCATGCGATAAATTACAGGTTTCTGAATGGCTCACTTTTAGATTATGCTTTAAGAAAAGAACGtctattgttagaaacaaacaaagaaatagATAGAAAAACTTTAATAAATCTAATTGCTGCGGGATTACCGGCATTTGTGAGAGACAAAATCGATAGAGAAGATTTAGAAAACTCAAAAGACTTATTTAATGAATTAAGAAGATACGAGAAAACAACGAATAGAAAGATTACAGAGGATAACAAAGAAGTAAGAAGAATTACAAAATCAGAAACGAGAAGTAGTGATAAAAAGCCATGCAAGATTTGTGAAGAAAAAGGTAAGAAAAACCGATACCATCCAGAAAACCTATGCTggtataaagcagaaagaaatGGAACTCAAAATAGAAATATATCTACAAATTCAATATTAGAAGTTGAACTTAATACAGAGGATCAAAAAAACTGA